The following are encoded together in the Humulus lupulus chromosome 5, drHumLupu1.1, whole genome shotgun sequence genome:
- the LOC133834138 gene encoding protein PARALOG OF AIPP2-like isoform X1, producing the protein MPNPNERPLQDLYHHTQMLLEPKITPVLRGSYRMQGPSDDTDHDTQRNMVSSISENECSEHSMSHKIPMRGESGACNVCAAPCSSCMHFNRSLMASKTEEFSDETGRVNVASQYSVNVGDTSSSFKNKTCDSLQQTTSETSNLMSVSSSHDSLSENADSKAALRSSDNAFDIEVPPLVSAGINGEIRVSPKPVRASCTRDFPNKCEDAKVVEAHDDDISCVSRANDAYVAVSNSSKNVDRRALSCSSASVSSLGLEESKKRQETPSSKDADASSSYPKDKLFDCTSEQIGASSKEVAAVDGVSFQKSLAHTDSIITILPKMEAEITNDVQESTDKTLKCAAQGEQDEKSSEFDVREPPLQTKSDDSDESDIVEHDVKVCDICGDAGREDMLAICSRCSDGAEHTYCMRKMLRKVPGSNWMCEECKFAEEINSQKQEVEGKRMSKASSSAQVPSKRLVENLEAAPAAKRQALETSLGSPKSSSPNRVASLSRESSFKNLDRERSRPVQPASSGKQSEMLEVSRPPAAGHRIQKGTLLKSKSFSITNSKPKVRLVDEVVPEKLKGSKEHISLDTKERPGRLISKSMSFKSTNMGRSSAADSKVKMLSPRFVPPVDLKGSKQVRERPAFERKHLSRLDRPPVSSTTSSTPSTPKSDQASRVESSLLSFASNNRDSKVHSEGKSSTSKLTGNLARKPVETPVSSVGVSSASGVSNSGAEAKSNHITLKDEALSTCSLTSDKPSNNVDGIMEDGLTRSQDVTQQTEKLKESSAVRPRMTVSTSSKSTFCQKCKEIGHSAEFCTAGSSQASGIDSSGARSSREETHKGSKLKDAIQAALLRKPEIHRRKRVDQVDELLTPNTDLNSEIACQDQTIALNKPKNIIPPEGTHEMRQAVLGSSTSESMHTTVSKMMSPTVPATDSKLSCKVEDSEVVVPTVVKPMAKDFINHAQATSPQLLKMPTIPEYEYIWQGCFEIHRSGSSLDLCGGIQAHLSTCASPRVLEVAGKFPQKLLLSEVPRLSAWPTQFNDGGAKDDNIALYFFAKDLESYEKSYKGLLDGMIKNDLALKGNLEGVEILIFPSNQLPENSQRWNMLFFLWGVFRARKVHSADSSKFLLPSSSMMSVDKYEPNAVVTVSNALCLPKCKDEESPARDRSCSPVLASSASDQTCAGISGDSNDQKVSDQACAGISGDCSDQKVSEPLCSGLKANSIVQDSIVDEKCTGNVTAPSGNGKGEISPPENRPDTETKPSAVVAGVNSCSIGEEPQLHCDTSVDTKDYSSSRSKILPSLNDDVELSEMDCEEKFLDGRVGATASIVDDSRAQYKPEIKLKGEDDGYVNKKVALGTDLNSIIDVECSSDSIGVECSSMERKRPHIDLSDRAPPASNVASPNIHWNGVNNLLGDEEIFGKRRRTVPSDVFGCGIHNCKDSLGGGGGSIASNPKMIPYLLVTEKRCVEACDEKVIPEDLGTTERRFFPVDPRQGNSSSEGWKNITSLGGGGGGGVNDDHRLHDGFPNLELALGAETKPPPQSKAMPFFVGLADKKNKQDKPPDKAAEVIDEEDDDSSSLSLSLSFPFPDKEEAVPVKAAAKSEQQLRPPPERHHHHPHHPVNTSLLLFRGFTEK; encoded by the exons ATGCCGAACCCCAACGAGCGCCCACTCCAAGACCTCTACCACCACACCCAGATGCTTTTGGAACCAAAG ATCACACCAGTCTTGAGAGGGAGTTATCGCATGCAAGGGCCTTCCGATGACACTGATCATGATACTCAGAGGAATATG GTTTCTTCTATATCTGAAAACGAATGTAGTGAACATTCCATGAGCCATAAAATTCCTATGAGAGGCGAGTCTGGGGCTTGTAACGTGTGTGCTGCTCCTTGTTCATCGTGTATGCATTTTAATCGATCTCTAATGGCTTCAAAAACTGAAGAATTTTCTGATGAAACTGGCCGTGTAAATGTGGCTAGCCAGTACTCTGTGAATGTGGGTGACACTTCGTCTTCCTTTAAGAATAAGACATGTGACAGTTTACAGCAAACAACCAGTGAAACAAGCAACCTAATGAGTGTTAGTTCTAGTCATGATTCGTTATCTGAAAATGCTGACAGCAAAGCAGCCTTAAGATCTTCTGATAATGCTTTTGACATTGAGGTGCCTCCCTTGGTCTCTGCTGGAATTAATGGAGAGATTAGAGTTTCCCCTAAACCAGTTCGTGCTTCATGCACTCGAGATTTCCCAAATAAGTGTGAGGATGCCAAAGTTGTAGAAGCTCACGATGATGACATTTCATGCGTTAGTAGAGCTAATGACGCATATGTTGCAGTCAGTAATAGTAGCAAGAATGTAGACAGGAGAGCCCTGTCATGTAGTTCAGCTTCAGTTAGTAGTTTAGGTTTAGAAGAATCAAAAAAGAGACAGGAGACACCATCTTCAAAAGATGCAGATGCTAGTAGTAGCTACCCTAAG GATAAACTATTTGATTGCACTTCTGAACAAATTGGTGCCTCATCAAAAGAAGTGGCAGCTGTTGATGGTGTATCTTTTCAGAAATCTCTTGCCCATACTGATAGCATTATAACAATATTACCGAAGATGGAAGCGGAGATCACTAATGATGTTCAGGAATCAACCGACAAAACTTTGAAATGTGCAGCTCAAGGCGAGCAAGATGAGAAGTCAAGTGAATTTGATGTGCGGGAGCCTCCTTTGCAAACCAAATCTGatgatagtgatgaatctgacATTGTGGAGCATGAT GTCAAAGTATGTGATATTTGTGGGGATGCTGGCCGTGAAGATATGCTAGCTATATGTAGCAGGTGTAGTGATGGCGCAGAACACAC CTATTGCATGCGAAAAATGCTGAGGAAGGTTCCTGGAAGTAATTGGATGTGTGAAGAATGCAAGTTTGCTGAAGAAATCAATAGCCAAAAGCAAG AAGTGGAGGGAAAAAGAATGAGTAAAGCCAGTTCTAGTGCACAAGTTCCTTCCAAGAGACTTGTAGAAAATCTAGAAGCAGCCCCTGCTGCAAAAAGGCAGGCTCTTGAGACAAGTTTAGGATCACCAAAGTCGTCCAGCCCTAACAGAGTGGCATCGTTATCACGCGAGTCTTCATTCAAGAACTTAGATAGGGAGAGATCAAGGCCTGTACAACCGGCATCTTCAGGCAAGCAATCTGAAATGCTGGAAGTATCACGCCCTCCTGCAGCTGGTCATCGCATTCAAAAGG gAACACTGTTAAAGTCAAAATCGTTTAGCATCACAAATTCCAAACCAAAAGTTAGACTTGTAGATGAAGTTGTTCCTGAAAAGCTAAAGGGAAGTAAAGAGCACATATCTCTTGATACGAAGGAGAGGCCTGGAAGACTGATAAGCAAATCAATGTCATTTAAATCTACTAACATGGGCCGCTCAAGTGCCGCTGATTCGAAAGTAAAAATGCTTTCACCTAGGTTTGTTCCCCCTGTTGATCTAAAAGGATCAAAACAAGTAAGAGAGCGGCCTGCATTTGAGAGAAAACATTTGTCCAGACTAGATCGCCCCCCAGTTAGCTCAACAACTAGCTCTACTCCTTCAACGCCTAAGTCTGACCAAGCATCTCGTGTTGAATCCAGTTTGCTTTCTTTTGCAAGTAATAATCGAGATTCAAAGGTTCATTCCGAAGGAAAATCAAGCACATCAAAATTAACGGGTAACCTAGCTCGTAAACCTGTAGAGACCCCCGTTTCATCAG TTGGAGTTTCTTCTGCTAGTGGAGTTAGTAACTCTGGCGCTGAAGCAAAGTCGAATCATATTACCCTCAAAGATGAAGCCTTATCAACTTGTTCATTAACTTCTGATAAACCATCTAACAATGTTGATGGAATTATGGAAGATGGGTTAACTCGATCACAGGATGTAACACAACAGACAGAGAAACTAAAGGAGAGCTCTGCTGTTCGCCCAAGGATGACTGTTTCAACTAGTTCTAAAAGTACCTTCTGTCAAAAATGTAAAGAAATCGGTCATTCTGCAGAGTTTTGCACGGCTGGAAGCTCACAGGCTTCTGGTATTGATTCTTCTGGTGCTAGAAGTTCTAGGGAGGAGACACACAAGGGCAGTAAATTGAAAGATGCAATTCAAGCTGCTTTGCTTAGAAAGCCTGAAATACACAGAAGGAAAAGAGTTGATCAAGTTGATGAGCTTTTGACACCAAACACAGACTTGAATTCAGAGATAGCCTGTCAAGACCAAACTATAGCTCTAAATAAGCCGAAAAATATTATTCCTCCTGAAGGAACACATGAAATGCGGCAAGCAGTTCTAGGGAGTAGCACCTCCGAGTCTATGCATACAACTGTCAGCAAGATGATGTCTCCTACTGTGCCAGCAACAGATTCTAAGCTCTCTTGTAAAGTAGAGGACTCAGAGGTAGTTGTCCCCACTGTCGTAAAACCTATGGCGAAGGATTTTATTAATCATGcacaggcaacatcgcctcaaCTTCTGAAGATGCCAACCATTCCAGAATATGAATACATCTGGCA GGGGTGTTTTGAGATCCATAGAAGTGGTAGCTCTCTTGATTTATGTGGTGGAATCCAAGCACATCTATCAACGTGTGCATCCCCCAGGGTGCTTGAAGTAGCAGGCAAATTTCCACAGAAACTCTTACTGAGTGAAGTTCCTCGCTTGAGTGCATGGCCAACACAGTTTAATGATGGCGGTGCTAAAGATGATAATATTGCTCTTTACTTTTTTGCCAAAGATCTTGAGAG CTACGAGAAAAGTTACAAGGGTTTGTTGGATGGTATGATCAAGAATGATTTAGCTCTTAAAGGGAATCTTGAGGGTGTTGAAATTTTAATATTCCCCTCCAATCAGCTCCCAGAGAATTCACAGC GTTGGAATATGTTATTCTTCTTATGGGGTGTGTTCAGGGCAAGGAAGGTGCATTCTGCTGATTCATCCAAGTTCCTTCTCCCCAGTTCTAGTATGATGTCAGTGGACAAATATGAACCTAACGCTGTCGTGACAGTGTCGAATGCACTCTGTTTACCCAAGTGTAAAGATGAAGAATCTCCTGCACGTGACAGATCTTGTAGTCCAGTCTTAGCTTCTAGTGCAAGTGATCAGACATGTGCTGGAATTAGTGGAGATAGCAATGACCAAAAAGTTTCTGATCAGGCATGTGCTGGAATTAGTGGAGATTGCAGTGACCAAAAAGTTTCTGAACCATTGTGTTCAGGGTTGAAAGCTAACTCAATTGTGCAAGATAGTATAGTTGACGAAAAATGCACCGGCAATGTGACCGCCCCGAGTGGAAATGGAAAG GGAGAAATTAGTCCTCCAGAGAACAGGCCGGACACAGAGACGAAACCTTCTGCAGTTGTCGCCGGAGTAAACAGCTGTAGCATAGGCGAGGAACCGCAACTGCATTGCGATACCTCTGTTGATACCAAGGACTACTCATCTTCAAGATCAAAGATTCTTCCATCTTTAAATGACGATGTAGAACTTTCGGAAATGGATTGCGAGGAAAAGTTTTTAGATGGGAGAGTTGGGGCCACTGCAAGTATTGTTGACGATTCTAGGGCTCAGTATAAACCTGAGATTAAATTGAAGGGAGAAGATGATGGGTATGTGAATAAAAAAGTAGCGTTAGGAACGGATTTGAACAGCATAATAGATGTCGAGTGTTCATCGGACAGCATAGGAGTCGAGTGTTCGTCTATGGAAAGGAAACGACCTCACATAGATCTCTCAGATAGGGCACCTCCAGCTTCGAACGTTGCAAGTCCGAACATTCATTGGAATGGAGTTAATAATCTGCTGGGAGATGAAGAAATTTTTGGGAAGAGGCGAAGAACCGTTCCAAGCGACGTGTTTGGATGTGGTATTCATAATTGTAAAGATTCTCTTGGAGGCGGCGGTGGTAGTATCGCATCGAATCCGAAGATGATTCCCTATTTGTTGGTAACAGAGAAGAGATGTGTCGAAGCTTGTGATGAGAAAGTTATTCCAGAGGACTTAGGAACTACCGAGAGGCGCTTCTTCCCCGTGGATCCACGTCAGGGGAACAGCAGCTCCGAGGGTTGGAAGAATATAACATCATTGggtggtggtggcggtggcggtgtAAACGACGATCACCGGCTTCACGATGGATTTCCAAATCTTGAGCTCGCGCTGGGAGCAGAGACAAAGCCACCGCCGCAAAGTAAGGCTATGCCGTTCTTTGTTGGTTTGGCGGACAAGAAAAACAAGCAGGATAAGCCTCCAGATAAAGCCGCAGAGGTTATAGATGAGGAGGACGATGATTCTTCTTCCCTTTCGTTGTCTCTCTCGTTCCCGTTCCCGGATAAAGAGGAAGCTGTTCCAGTGAAAGCAGCAGCGAAATCGGAGCAGCAGCTACGGCCGCCGCCGGAAAGGCACCATCATCACCCTCATCATCCTGTGAATACCTCACTGCTCCTGTTTAGGGGTTTCACAGAAAAATAG
- the LOC133834138 gene encoding protein PARALOG OF AIPP2-like isoform X4: MSHKIPMRGESGACNVCAAPCSSCMHFNRSLMASKTEEFSDETGRVNVASQYSVNVGDTSSSFKNKTCDSLQQTTSETSNLMSVSSSHDSLSENADSKAALRSSDNAFDIEVPPLVSAGINGEIRVSPKPVRASCTRDFPNKCEDAKVVEAHDDDISCVSRANDAYVAVSNSSKNVDRRALSCSSASVSSLGLEESKKRQETPSSKDADASSSYPKDKLFDCTSEQIGASSKEVAAVDGVSFQKSLAHTDSIITILPKMEAEITNDVQESTDKTLKCAAQGEQDEKSSEFDVREPPLQTKSDDSDESDIVEHDVKVCDICGDAGREDMLAICSRCSDGAEHTYCMRKMLRKVPGSNWMCEECKFAEEINSQKQEVEGKRMSKASSSAQVPSKRLVENLEAAPAAKRQALETSLGSPKSSSPNRVASLSRESSFKNLDRERSRPVQPASSGKQSEMLEVSRPPAAGHRIQKGTLLKSKSFSITNSKPKVRLVDEVVPEKLKGSKEHISLDTKERPGRLISKSMSFKSTNMGRSSAADSKVKMLSPRFVPPVDLKGSKQVRERPAFERKHLSRLDRPPVSSTTSSTPSTPKSDQASRVESSLLSFASNNRDSKVHSEGKSSTSKLTGNLARKPVETPVSSVGVSSASGVSNSGAEAKSNHITLKDEALSTCSLTSDKPSNNVDGIMEDGLTRSQDVTQQTEKLKESSAVRPRMTVSTSSKSTFCQKCKEIGHSAEFCTAGSSQASGIDSSGARSSREETHKGSKLKDAIQAALLRKPEIHRRKRVDQVDELLTPNTDLNSEIACQDQTIALNKPKNIIPPEGTHEMRQAVLGSSTSESMHTTVSKMMSPTVPATDSKLSCKVEDSEVVVPTVVKPMAKDFINHAQATSPQLLKMPTIPEYEYIWQGCFEIHRSGSSLDLCGGIQAHLSTCASPRVLEVAGKFPQKLLLSEVPRLSAWPTQFNDGGAKDDNIALYFFAKDLESYEKSYKGLLDGMIKNDLALKGNLEGVEILIFPSNQLPENSQRWNMLFFLWGVFRARKVHSADSSKFLLPSSSMMSVDKYEPNAVVTVSNALCLPKCKDEESPARDRSCSPVLASSASDQTCAGISGDSNDQKVSDQACAGISGDCSDQKVSEPLCSGLKANSIVQDSIVDEKCTGNVTAPSGNGKGEISPPENRPDTETKPSAVVAGVNSCSIGEEPQLHCDTSVDTKDYSSSRSKILPSLNDDVELSEMDCEEKFLDGRVGATASIVDDSRAQYKPEIKLKGEDDGYVNKKVALGTDLNSIIDVECSSDSIGVECSSMERKRPHIDLSDRAPPASNVASPNIHWNGVNNLLGDEEIFGKRRRTVPSDVFGCGIHNCKDSLGGGGGSIASNPKMIPYLLVTEKRCVEACDEKVIPEDLGTTERRFFPVDPRQGNSSSEGWKNITSLGGGGGGGVNDDHRLHDGFPNLELALGAETKPPPQSKAMPFFVGLADKKNKQDKPPDKAAEVIDEEDDDSSSLSLSLSFPFPDKEEAVPVKAAAKSEQQLRPPPERHHHHPHHPVNTSLLLFRGFTEK, from the exons ATGAGCCATAAAATTCCTATGAGAGGCGAGTCTGGGGCTTGTAACGTGTGTGCTGCTCCTTGTTCATCGTGTATGCATTTTAATCGATCTCTAATGGCTTCAAAAACTGAAGAATTTTCTGATGAAACTGGCCGTGTAAATGTGGCTAGCCAGTACTCTGTGAATGTGGGTGACACTTCGTCTTCCTTTAAGAATAAGACATGTGACAGTTTACAGCAAACAACCAGTGAAACAAGCAACCTAATGAGTGTTAGTTCTAGTCATGATTCGTTATCTGAAAATGCTGACAGCAAAGCAGCCTTAAGATCTTCTGATAATGCTTTTGACATTGAGGTGCCTCCCTTGGTCTCTGCTGGAATTAATGGAGAGATTAGAGTTTCCCCTAAACCAGTTCGTGCTTCATGCACTCGAGATTTCCCAAATAAGTGTGAGGATGCCAAAGTTGTAGAAGCTCACGATGATGACATTTCATGCGTTAGTAGAGCTAATGACGCATATGTTGCAGTCAGTAATAGTAGCAAGAATGTAGACAGGAGAGCCCTGTCATGTAGTTCAGCTTCAGTTAGTAGTTTAGGTTTAGAAGAATCAAAAAAGAGACAGGAGACACCATCTTCAAAAGATGCAGATGCTAGTAGTAGCTACCCTAAG GATAAACTATTTGATTGCACTTCTGAACAAATTGGTGCCTCATCAAAAGAAGTGGCAGCTGTTGATGGTGTATCTTTTCAGAAATCTCTTGCCCATACTGATAGCATTATAACAATATTACCGAAGATGGAAGCGGAGATCACTAATGATGTTCAGGAATCAACCGACAAAACTTTGAAATGTGCAGCTCAAGGCGAGCAAGATGAGAAGTCAAGTGAATTTGATGTGCGGGAGCCTCCTTTGCAAACCAAATCTGatgatagtgatgaatctgacATTGTGGAGCATGAT GTCAAAGTATGTGATATTTGTGGGGATGCTGGCCGTGAAGATATGCTAGCTATATGTAGCAGGTGTAGTGATGGCGCAGAACACAC CTATTGCATGCGAAAAATGCTGAGGAAGGTTCCTGGAAGTAATTGGATGTGTGAAGAATGCAAGTTTGCTGAAGAAATCAATAGCCAAAAGCAAG AAGTGGAGGGAAAAAGAATGAGTAAAGCCAGTTCTAGTGCACAAGTTCCTTCCAAGAGACTTGTAGAAAATCTAGAAGCAGCCCCTGCTGCAAAAAGGCAGGCTCTTGAGACAAGTTTAGGATCACCAAAGTCGTCCAGCCCTAACAGAGTGGCATCGTTATCACGCGAGTCTTCATTCAAGAACTTAGATAGGGAGAGATCAAGGCCTGTACAACCGGCATCTTCAGGCAAGCAATCTGAAATGCTGGAAGTATCACGCCCTCCTGCAGCTGGTCATCGCATTCAAAAGG gAACACTGTTAAAGTCAAAATCGTTTAGCATCACAAATTCCAAACCAAAAGTTAGACTTGTAGATGAAGTTGTTCCTGAAAAGCTAAAGGGAAGTAAAGAGCACATATCTCTTGATACGAAGGAGAGGCCTGGAAGACTGATAAGCAAATCAATGTCATTTAAATCTACTAACATGGGCCGCTCAAGTGCCGCTGATTCGAAAGTAAAAATGCTTTCACCTAGGTTTGTTCCCCCTGTTGATCTAAAAGGATCAAAACAAGTAAGAGAGCGGCCTGCATTTGAGAGAAAACATTTGTCCAGACTAGATCGCCCCCCAGTTAGCTCAACAACTAGCTCTACTCCTTCAACGCCTAAGTCTGACCAAGCATCTCGTGTTGAATCCAGTTTGCTTTCTTTTGCAAGTAATAATCGAGATTCAAAGGTTCATTCCGAAGGAAAATCAAGCACATCAAAATTAACGGGTAACCTAGCTCGTAAACCTGTAGAGACCCCCGTTTCATCAG TTGGAGTTTCTTCTGCTAGTGGAGTTAGTAACTCTGGCGCTGAAGCAAAGTCGAATCATATTACCCTCAAAGATGAAGCCTTATCAACTTGTTCATTAACTTCTGATAAACCATCTAACAATGTTGATGGAATTATGGAAGATGGGTTAACTCGATCACAGGATGTAACACAACAGACAGAGAAACTAAAGGAGAGCTCTGCTGTTCGCCCAAGGATGACTGTTTCAACTAGTTCTAAAAGTACCTTCTGTCAAAAATGTAAAGAAATCGGTCATTCTGCAGAGTTTTGCACGGCTGGAAGCTCACAGGCTTCTGGTATTGATTCTTCTGGTGCTAGAAGTTCTAGGGAGGAGACACACAAGGGCAGTAAATTGAAAGATGCAATTCAAGCTGCTTTGCTTAGAAAGCCTGAAATACACAGAAGGAAAAGAGTTGATCAAGTTGATGAGCTTTTGACACCAAACACAGACTTGAATTCAGAGATAGCCTGTCAAGACCAAACTATAGCTCTAAATAAGCCGAAAAATATTATTCCTCCTGAAGGAACACATGAAATGCGGCAAGCAGTTCTAGGGAGTAGCACCTCCGAGTCTATGCATACAACTGTCAGCAAGATGATGTCTCCTACTGTGCCAGCAACAGATTCTAAGCTCTCTTGTAAAGTAGAGGACTCAGAGGTAGTTGTCCCCACTGTCGTAAAACCTATGGCGAAGGATTTTATTAATCATGcacaggcaacatcgcctcaaCTTCTGAAGATGCCAACCATTCCAGAATATGAATACATCTGGCA GGGGTGTTTTGAGATCCATAGAAGTGGTAGCTCTCTTGATTTATGTGGTGGAATCCAAGCACATCTATCAACGTGTGCATCCCCCAGGGTGCTTGAAGTAGCAGGCAAATTTCCACAGAAACTCTTACTGAGTGAAGTTCCTCGCTTGAGTGCATGGCCAACACAGTTTAATGATGGCGGTGCTAAAGATGATAATATTGCTCTTTACTTTTTTGCCAAAGATCTTGAGAG CTACGAGAAAAGTTACAAGGGTTTGTTGGATGGTATGATCAAGAATGATTTAGCTCTTAAAGGGAATCTTGAGGGTGTTGAAATTTTAATATTCCCCTCCAATCAGCTCCCAGAGAATTCACAGC GTTGGAATATGTTATTCTTCTTATGGGGTGTGTTCAGGGCAAGGAAGGTGCATTCTGCTGATTCATCCAAGTTCCTTCTCCCCAGTTCTAGTATGATGTCAGTGGACAAATATGAACCTAACGCTGTCGTGACAGTGTCGAATGCACTCTGTTTACCCAAGTGTAAAGATGAAGAATCTCCTGCACGTGACAGATCTTGTAGTCCAGTCTTAGCTTCTAGTGCAAGTGATCAGACATGTGCTGGAATTAGTGGAGATAGCAATGACCAAAAAGTTTCTGATCAGGCATGTGCTGGAATTAGTGGAGATTGCAGTGACCAAAAAGTTTCTGAACCATTGTGTTCAGGGTTGAAAGCTAACTCAATTGTGCAAGATAGTATAGTTGACGAAAAATGCACCGGCAATGTGACCGCCCCGAGTGGAAATGGAAAG GGAGAAATTAGTCCTCCAGAGAACAGGCCGGACACAGAGACGAAACCTTCTGCAGTTGTCGCCGGAGTAAACAGCTGTAGCATAGGCGAGGAACCGCAACTGCATTGCGATACCTCTGTTGATACCAAGGACTACTCATCTTCAAGATCAAAGATTCTTCCATCTTTAAATGACGATGTAGAACTTTCGGAAATGGATTGCGAGGAAAAGTTTTTAGATGGGAGAGTTGGGGCCACTGCAAGTATTGTTGACGATTCTAGGGCTCAGTATAAACCTGAGATTAAATTGAAGGGAGAAGATGATGGGTATGTGAATAAAAAAGTAGCGTTAGGAACGGATTTGAACAGCATAATAGATGTCGAGTGTTCATCGGACAGCATAGGAGTCGAGTGTTCGTCTATGGAAAGGAAACGACCTCACATAGATCTCTCAGATAGGGCACCTCCAGCTTCGAACGTTGCAAGTCCGAACATTCATTGGAATGGAGTTAATAATCTGCTGGGAGATGAAGAAATTTTTGGGAAGAGGCGAAGAACCGTTCCAAGCGACGTGTTTGGATGTGGTATTCATAATTGTAAAGATTCTCTTGGAGGCGGCGGTGGTAGTATCGCATCGAATCCGAAGATGATTCCCTATTTGTTGGTAACAGAGAAGAGATGTGTCGAAGCTTGTGATGAGAAAGTTATTCCAGAGGACTTAGGAACTACCGAGAGGCGCTTCTTCCCCGTGGATCCACGTCAGGGGAACAGCAGCTCCGAGGGTTGGAAGAATATAACATCATTGggtggtggtggcggtggcggtgtAAACGACGATCACCGGCTTCACGATGGATTTCCAAATCTTGAGCTCGCGCTGGGAGCAGAGACAAAGCCACCGCCGCAAAGTAAGGCTATGCCGTTCTTTGTTGGTTTGGCGGACAAGAAAAACAAGCAGGATAAGCCTCCAGATAAAGCCGCAGAGGTTATAGATGAGGAGGACGATGATTCTTCTTCCCTTTCGTTGTCTCTCTCGTTCCCGTTCCCGGATAAAGAGGAAGCTGTTCCAGTGAAAGCAGCAGCGAAATCGGAGCAGCAGCTACGGCCGCCGCCGGAAAGGCACCATCATCACCCTCATCATCCTGTGAATACCTCACTGCTCCTGTTTAGGGGTTTCACAGAAAAATAG